In the genome of Thiomicrospira aerophila AL3, one region contains:
- a CDS encoding D-hexose-6-phosphate mutarotase, which yields MLDYLQQRFDHPNVRFYQRDQLIMIELKNGYGQATLTTHGGTLLSYIPAGGQDLLWVSDTAIYDGSKPVRGGVPVCWPWFGGYDASKMGAHPTDAAKKAHGFARYELWEVESLESVGDATQLVLSLVPNERIQQAWPFDFKLSLAVTLGKQLRVELIGENRSDQAWFVTEALHTYFKVAKAPGMVIEGLEGITYYDKNQDFAPFTQADTLKVQAPMDCVYVDHSVSVVLKDHDRDIHIDKTNSASTIVWNPGAEGVKAFADMPDDQYQHMVCVEAGNALQNGYELAAGERHTMSMTLAAR from the coding sequence ATGCTCGACTATTTACAACAGCGTTTTGACCACCCTAATGTGCGCTTTTATCAGCGTGACCAATTAATCATGATTGAATTAAAGAACGGTTATGGTCAAGCGACCTTAACCACTCATGGCGGGACCTTATTAAGCTATATTCCCGCTGGTGGGCAGGACCTATTGTGGGTGAGTGATACCGCTATTTATGATGGCAGCAAGCCCGTGCGTGGTGGCGTGCCAGTATGTTGGCCGTGGTTCGGCGGCTATGATGCCAGTAAGATGGGTGCACATCCAACTGATGCGGCTAAAAAGGCCCATGGTTTTGCGCGCTATGAGTTGTGGGAGGTTGAATCACTGGAAAGTGTGGGCGATGCCACTCAGTTGGTGTTAAGCCTTGTACCGAATGAACGGATTCAGCAGGCCTGGCCGTTTGATTTTAAATTGAGCCTAGCGGTTACCTTGGGTAAGCAATTGCGTGTTGAACTGATTGGCGAAAATCGCAGTGACCAGGCCTGGTTTGTAACCGAAGCCTTGCATACCTATTTTAAGGTCGCCAAAGCACCAGGCATGGTGATTGAAGGTTTAGAAGGCATTACTTATTATGATAAAAACCAAGATTTTGCACCTTTCACTCAAGCAGATACTCTAAAAGTACAAGCGCCGATGGATTGCGTCTATGTCGATCATAGCGTTAGCGTGGTGTTAAAGGATCACGACCGTGATATCCATATCGATAAAACTAACAGCGCCAGCACCATTGTGTGGAATCCGGGTGCCGAAGGCGTCAAAGCCTTTGCCGATATGCCCGATGATCAGTATCAACACATGGTGTGTGTTGAGGCGGGCAACGCGCTGCAAAACGGCTACGAATTGGCAGCGGGAGAGCGTCATACCATGAGTATGACCTTAGCGGCCCGCTAA
- a CDS encoding superoxide dismutase, producing the protein MSFKLPDLAYDYNALESAIDAQTMEIHHSKHHNTYITNLNNALAGSEHEGKDLEDLVRHAGAISPAVRNNGGGHWNHSFFWDLMTPDSMGAPTGELADDIKATFGDFDTFKTQFTQAGLTRFGSGWAWLIVNGEGKLQITSTPNQDNPLMDIAEVKGSPILGLDVWEHAYYLRYQNRRPDYINAWWDVVNWNKAADLYQLNK; encoded by the coding sequence ATGAGTTTTAAACTGCCCGATCTAGCCTATGACTACAACGCGCTCGAATCTGCAATTGATGCACAAACGATGGAAATCCATCACTCAAAACACCACAACACCTATATCACCAACTTAAATAATGCACTGGCTGGCAGCGAGCATGAAGGTAAAGATCTAGAGGATTTGGTTCGTCATGCTGGTGCGATTTCACCGGCGGTACGTAACAATGGCGGTGGTCACTGGAACCATAGCTTTTTTTGGGACTTGATGACCCCAGATAGCATGGGCGCACCTACGGGTGAGTTAGCGGATGACATTAAAGCCACCTTTGGCGACTTTGATACCTTTAAAACTCAATTTACCCAAGCCGGTTTAACCCGTTTTGGTTCGGGCTGGGCGTGGCTAATTGTCAACGGTGAAGGTAAATTACAAATTACCTCGACACCTAACCAAGACAACCCTTTAATGGACATTGCTGAGGTGAAAGGTTCACCGATTCTTGGTTTAGATGTATGGGAACACGCCTATTATTTGCGCTACCAAAACCGTCGCCCAGACTACATTAATGCCTGGTGGGACGTGGTTAATTGGAACAAAGCTGCAGACCTGTATCAATTAAACAAATAA
- the aroB gene encoding 3-dehydroquinate synthase codes for MITLTVDLAERSYPIYIGQDLLQQPELLPPFVKGTQVMIVTNTTVAPLYLEACKALFAGFKVDAVVLPDGEAYKNLEILNRIFDQLIGGHFDRKCTLVALGGGVIGDMTGFAAAAYQRGVPFIQVPTTLLSQVDSSVGGKTGVNHPQGKNMIGAFHQPQAVLIDTNTLNTLENRQLSAGLAEVIKYGLIRDLPFFEWLEQHLEGLMARDPALLAEAIERSCRNKAEIVAADETEQGQRALLNLGHTFGHAIEAGMGYGAWLHGEAISAGMMQAAYMSQLLGDLSAADVARIAALFKRAKLPIYPPNELSNAQFMQYMAGDKKVQAGVVRLVLMKSIGQAYISGDYPADTLSKTLTDWRN; via the coding sequence TTGATAACCTTAACCGTAGATTTAGCCGAACGCAGTTATCCGATTTATATCGGCCAAGACTTGTTGCAACAACCTGAATTGCTGCCCCCTTTTGTTAAAGGCACGCAGGTGATGATTGTGACCAATACCACCGTCGCGCCTTTATATTTGGAGGCCTGTAAGGCGTTGTTTGCCGGGTTTAAAGTGGACGCGGTGGTGTTGCCGGATGGTGAAGCCTATAAAAATCTTGAGATTTTAAACCGTATTTTTGATCAGCTGATTGGCGGCCATTTTGATCGCAAATGCACGCTGGTGGCATTAGGTGGCGGCGTGATCGGCGATATGACCGGTTTTGCGGCGGCGGCCTATCAGCGTGGTGTGCCGTTTATTCAAGTGCCGACCACGCTCTTGTCGCAGGTGGATTCGTCTGTCGGCGGCAAAACCGGGGTGAATCACCCGCAGGGTAAAAATATGATTGGTGCGTTTCATCAGCCACAAGCGGTGCTGATTGATACCAATACCCTAAATACGCTGGAAAACCGTCAACTATCAGCAGGCCTGGCGGAAGTGATTAAATATGGCCTGATTCGTGATTTGCCGTTTTTTGAATGGTTGGAGCAGCATCTTGAAGGTTTGATGGCGCGTGACCCAGCCTTGTTGGCCGAGGCGATTGAGCGTTCGTGCCGGAATAAAGCCGAGATAGTGGCGGCGGATGAAACCGAGCAAGGCCAGCGCGCGCTGTTGAATTTAGGCCATACCTTTGGGCACGCCATTGAAGCGGGCATGGGTTATGGTGCGTGGTTGCATGGCGAGGCGATTAGCGCCGGGATGATGCAGGCGGCCTATATGTCGCAGCTGTTGGGCGACTTGAGCGCGGCGGATGTGGCGCGGATTGCGGCCTTGTTTAAACGCGCTAAACTGCCGATTTATCCGCCAAATGAACTGAGCAACGCGCAGTTTATGCAGTATATGGCGGGTGACAAAAAAGTGCAGGCCGGGGTGGTGCGTTTGGTCTTGATGAAGTCAATCGGTCAGGCTTATATTAGTGGTGATTACCCGGCAGACACGCTGAGCAAAACCTTGACGGATTGGCGTAACTAA
- a CDS encoding multifunctional CCA addition/repair protein has protein sequence MDVYLVGGAVRDALLDIPIADRDWVVVGGSVEQMLELGCQQVGKDFPVFLHPVSREEYALARTERKQGRGYHGFEVNADASVTLEEDLLRRDLTINAMAVAENGDLIDPYGGKRDLDARILRHVSPAFQEDPLRVLRVARFRAQLAEKEFVIAPETLSLMQDMAQSGELHALVPERVWQEVSKALMTAKPSLFFDTLHQVGALAVLMPELDVLFAVPQSPQHHPEGDAGTHSLMVLDAAARLRDDLAIRFAALVHDLGKGVTPEDYWPSHPQHEMAGVPLVNALCQRYRVPKTIQRLAVRVTEWHGQIHAGGPSMPLSDQLAVLKGCDAFRQPDEFDAILTVCEADSRGRLGFENQSYEQKAYWRGALLAVQGVDARSLVSAGLQGEAMAQAIEQLRLACLDNFCTRWLDEQDS, from the coding sequence ATGGACGTCTACCTAGTCGGCGGTGCGGTTCGGGATGCGTTGCTCGATATTCCAATTGCCGATCGTGACTGGGTGGTCGTCGGTGGCAGTGTCGAGCAAATGCTTGAGCTCGGCTGTCAGCAGGTCGGTAAAGATTTTCCGGTGTTTTTACATCCGGTCAGTCGTGAAGAATATGCGCTTGCACGTACCGAGCGCAAACAGGGACGTGGCTATCATGGTTTTGAAGTCAATGCCGATGCCAGTGTCACGCTTGAAGAAGATTTGTTGCGTCGCGATTTAACCATCAATGCCATGGCTGTGGCGGAAAATGGCGACCTGATTGACCCTTATGGCGGTAAGCGGGATTTAGATGCACGCATTTTGCGTCATGTTTCGCCTGCTTTTCAAGAAGACCCCTTGCGAGTGCTGCGGGTGGCGCGCTTTCGTGCTCAATTAGCGGAAAAAGAGTTTGTCATTGCGCCTGAAACCCTCTCGTTGATGCAAGACATGGCGCAGAGTGGCGAATTGCACGCGTTGGTGCCTGAGCGAGTATGGCAAGAGGTAAGCAAGGCATTAATGACGGCTAAGCCCAGTTTGTTTTTTGATACCTTGCATCAAGTGGGTGCGTTAGCGGTGTTGATGCCGGAGTTAGATGTGTTGTTTGCAGTGCCACAATCACCCCAACACCATCCTGAGGGCGATGCCGGCACCCATAGTTTAATGGTGCTCGATGCCGCCGCACGTTTACGTGATGACTTGGCGATTCGCTTTGCCGCCTTAGTGCATGACCTGGGCAAAGGAGTGACACCGGAAGACTATTGGCCGTCACACCCTCAGCATGAGATGGCTGGGGTGCCGCTCGTAAATGCACTATGTCAGCGCTATCGTGTGCCAAAAACAATTCAGCGCTTAGCGGTTCGGGTGACCGAATGGCATGGTCAAATTCACGCTGGTGGCCCTAGCATGCCATTGTCTGATCAATTAGCGGTGTTAAAAGGTTGTGATGCGTTTCGTCAGCCGGATGAATTTGATGCCATCTTGACGGTGTGTGAGGCAGATAGTCGCGGCCGACTTGGTTTTGAGAATCAGTCTTATGAACAAAAAGCCTATTGGCGAGGTGCGTTGTTGGCGGTGCAGGGCGTGGACGCACGCAGTTTAGTATCTGCAGGCCTGCAAGGCGAAGCGATGGCGCAGGCGATTGAGCAATTG
- a CDS encoding YcgL domain-containing protein, with amino-acid sequence MASAQSSLPVSAYKSSKKDELYLIIPQTTALNELPQELLVMFGDPKLVLNFEMTPTRKMGREDPQKVWDALQTKGYFIQLPPQEIEKLSDMAPPPERLDNIY; translated from the coding sequence ATGGCCTCAGCGCAATCCAGCTTGCCGGTTTCAGCTTACAAAAGCAGCAAAAAAGACGAACTCTACCTCATCATTCCACAAACAACCGCCTTGAATGAATTACCACAAGAATTATTAGTCATGTTCGGTGACCCTAAGTTGGTGCTGAATTTTGAGATGACGCCAACGCGCAAAATGGGCCGTGAAGACCCCCAAAAAGTGTGGGATGCGCTTCAGACCAAAGGCTATTTTATTCAACTGCCACCACAAGAAATTGAAAAACTCAGTGATATGGCGCCACCACCAGAACGCTTGGACAATATTTACTAG
- a CDS encoding iron-containing alcohol dehydrogenase family protein, producing MKFRNFKTVPRMIFGRGSFEQLDDVLAEQRQTDQDFVVFAVDSVHKGKPLEGRIPALPQDMILWVDVTDEPKTTYVDALTIEVQKFGKGNNPVSVVGLGGGSTLDLAKAISLMLTNEGGSASYQGWDLIKNPAVHHVGIPTLSGTGAEASRTTVLTGPDKKLGMNSDYTVFDQIIMDPDLIKGVPTDQWFYTGMDCYIHGIEALNGTYINEFARAFGEKSLDLCREVYLDDHPDADEKLMMASYMGGQSIAYSQVGACHALSYGLSYVLGYHHGIGNCIVMDVLDEFYPEGVREFREMMKKHNITLPKGITKGMSEDDMQKMIRVSSGLAPLWDNVYGPDWQQHVTPALLRSLFEKM from the coding sequence ATGAAATTTCGTAATTTTAAAACCGTGCCACGTATGATTTTTGGCCGTGGCTCATTTGAGCAGCTTGATGATGTCCTCGCCGAACAACGCCAAACTGATCAAGACTTTGTGGTGTTTGCAGTCGATAGCGTGCATAAAGGCAAGCCACTTGAAGGTCGTATTCCGGCACTACCCCAAGATATGATTTTATGGGTCGATGTCACTGACGAACCCAAAACCACCTATGTGGATGCCCTAACTATCGAAGTACAAAAATTTGGTAAAGGCAATAATCCGGTATCAGTGGTTGGTTTAGGCGGTGGTTCAACTCTTGACCTTGCTAAAGCCATTTCGTTAATGCTCACCAACGAAGGTGGGTCGGCGTCTTATCAAGGCTGGGATTTAATTAAAAACCCAGCCGTACATCATGTCGGGATTCCAACACTTTCCGGCACCGGAGCAGAAGCATCACGTACTACGGTACTGACTGGCCCTGACAAAAAACTGGGCATGAACTCTGACTATACGGTATTTGATCAAATTATCATGGACCCTGATTTAATTAAGGGTGTGCCTACTGATCAGTGGTTTTATACCGGCATGGATTGCTACATCCACGGGATTGAAGCGCTAAATGGCACCTATATCAATGAATTTGCTCGCGCCTTTGGCGAAAAATCGCTCGATCTGTGCCGCGAAGTTTATTTAGATGACCATCCTGATGCAGATGAAAAGCTGATGATGGCGTCTTACATGGGCGGCCAAAGCATCGCCTATAGCCAAGTCGGCGCGTGTCACGCCTTATCTTACGGCTTGTCCTATGTTTTAGGCTATCACCACGGTATCGGCAACTGCATTGTAATGGATGTCTTAGATGAGTTTTATCCTGAAGGCGTACGCGAATTCCGCGAAATGATGAAAAAACACAATATCACTCTGCCAAAAGGTATCACCAAAGGCATGTCGGAAGATGATATGCAAAAAATGATTCGGGTATCCTCAGGCCTCGCCCCTTTATGGGATAACGTCTATGGCCCAGACTGGCAGCAGCATGTCACCCCGGCGTTATTACGCTCATTATTTGAGAAGATGTAA
- the gmk gene encoding guanylate kinase, with amino-acid sequence MLGQLYVISAPSGAGKTSLVTRLLEIDPMIKVSVSTTTRPPRPGERDGVNYHFVDKTTFEQQVADGAFLEHAKVFDNYYGTSRTTVMQQLDAGLDVILEIDWQGAQQIRQQFTQLTSIFIAPPSFSELERRLKGRGTDAPEVIAKRMSEAVSELSHYHEFDYLIINDDFDSALMHLHSIFVAKRQTLGYQQVKHASLLTQLIPT; translated from the coding sequence ATGTTAGGTCAACTCTATGTTATCTCAGCACCTTCAGGTGCTGGCAAAACCTCACTCGTCACCCGTTTACTCGAAATAGACCCGATGATTAAAGTATCGGTGTCCACCACTACACGTCCACCCAGACCGGGAGAGCGTGATGGCGTAAACTACCATTTTGTCGATAAAACCACCTTTGAACAACAAGTGGCTGATGGTGCTTTTTTAGAACACGCCAAGGTGTTTGATAACTACTATGGCACCAGTCGCACCACGGTGATGCAACAATTAGATGCCGGCTTGGATGTTATTTTAGAAATCGACTGGCAAGGTGCGCAACAAATTCGACAACAATTTACTCAGCTCACTAGCATCTTTATCGCCCCGCCGTCGTTTAGCGAGCTAGAACGTCGCTTGAAAGGTCGCGGTACCGACGCCCCAGAAGTGATTGCGAAACGCATGAGTGAAGCGGTCAGCGAGTTAAGCCATTATCACGAATTTGATTACCTCATTATTAACGATGACTTTGATAGCGCGCTCATGCATTTGCATAGTATTTTTGTGGCCAAGCGGCAAACCCTAGGCTATCAACAAGTTAAACACGCCAGTTTATTAACCCAACTTATACCAACCTGA
- a CDS encoding histidine phosphatase family protein: MVKHYHVTLGILLAIFSSHSLAASPFWQALQEGGKVVLMQHAKLDDDAVGDPFSLDPSCFIERNLSDEGRAQATAIGQAFKAQQVPITAVWASPHCRTKDTAELAFGDYEVQPILRLIRALTEEQAKANLRQLAQLIGDYEGEGNLIMVTHRPNIGELIHQRVQPGYVAVLQPMGDGLFDLIAIEVFE, translated from the coding sequence ATGGTAAAGCATTATCACGTTACTTTAGGCATACTGCTCGCTATATTCAGCAGCCACAGTTTAGCGGCCTCGCCTTTTTGGCAGGCGTTACAAGAAGGGGGCAAAGTGGTGCTAATGCAACACGCGAAACTGGATGATGATGCTGTTGGTGATCCTTTTTCACTAGATCCTTCCTGTTTTATTGAGCGCAATTTATCTGACGAAGGCCGCGCGCAAGCTACAGCGATTGGGCAAGCATTCAAGGCACAGCAGGTTCCAATTACCGCAGTATGGGCCAGCCCACACTGTCGCACTAAAGACACCGCTGAATTGGCATTTGGTGACTATGAGGTGCAACCCATTTTACGCTTAATTCGCGCTCTGACTGAAGAACAAGCCAAAGCCAACCTTCGCCAACTGGCACAGTTGATTGGGGATTATGAGGGTGAAGGTAATTTGATTATGGTGACCCATCGCCCGAATATTGGTGAATTGATTCACCAACGGGTGCAACCTGGCTATGTGGCCGTGTTGCAACCAATGGGTGATGGTTTGTTTGATTTAATCGCGATTGAAGTGTTTGAGTAA
- a CDS encoding SDR family oxidoreductase, with amino-acid sequence MMKFGNKVVVLGAGGWVGREVIARLSEQKYQVTAVVKRASRNRELALYPNVKVRDVLDWSLDKVEGYLADQDIVINLLTDQSNNNEACPDDRLRELQAGLVLAAEEQAIARWVQLSHLGAGVQAATPWAQLCAILDDMVQASRSMLVTIMRPGLLIGQGDDTTTLYNAQLQRAKFMMLPYAERQVQPLWIRDFARALVLAIKQAASYGKVWELAGDEPMSVQDLASWVAQFQGIDNPTLLPMCQMNAKFMALLGPLAPFRVTTSYQNKRLANDQLTEQEFAALTGFKPRQIEAVLSDYISQMKTRQRYDFLRRNAGRNSTPSA; translated from the coding sequence ATGATGAAATTTGGTAATAAAGTCGTGGTGCTAGGCGCCGGCGGCTGGGTAGGGCGCGAAGTCATTGCTCGCTTAAGTGAACAAAAATATCAGGTAACTGCCGTGGTCAAGCGGGCCTCGCGTAATCGTGAGCTTGCGCTCTATCCAAATGTCAAAGTACGCGATGTGCTGGATTGGTCATTAGACAAGGTAGAGGGTTATTTAGCCGACCAAGATATTGTGATTAATCTATTAACCGATCAGTCGAATAACAACGAAGCTTGTCCAGATGATCGTTTGCGTGAGTTGCAAGCAGGCCTGGTGTTGGCAGCCGAAGAGCAGGCGATTGCGCGCTGGGTGCAGTTATCTCATTTAGGGGCCGGTGTGCAGGCTGCGACGCCTTGGGCACAATTATGTGCCATCCTTGATGATATGGTGCAGGCCTCTCGCTCAATGTTAGTGACCATTATGCGACCAGGCCTGCTGATTGGTCAGGGTGATGACACGACCACGCTTTATAATGCCCAGCTTCAGCGCGCAAAGTTTATGATGCTGCCGTATGCTGAACGTCAAGTTCAACCGCTCTGGATTCGTGACTTTGCACGCGCGCTAGTCCTAGCTATTAAGCAAGCGGCTAGTTATGGCAAGGTTTGGGAGTTGGCGGGTGATGAGCCTATGTCAGTTCAAGATCTCGCCAGCTGGGTTGCTCAGTTCCAGGGTATTGATAATCCTACGCTCTTACCAATGTGTCAAATGAACGCTAAGTTTATGGCACTGCTTGGGCCTTTAGCGCCTTTCAGAGTCACCACGTCTTATCAAAATAAACGTTTAGCCAATGACCAATTGACGGAGCAGGAATTTGCGGCCTTGACCGGTTTTAAACCACGCCAGATTGAAGCGGTACTCAGTGACTATATCAGTCAAATGAAAACCCGCCAGCGTTATGACTTCTTGCGTCGTAATGCGGGTCGTAATTCGACACCGAGTGCTTAA
- a CDS encoding DegT/DnrJ/EryC1/StrS family aminotransferase, protein MPGFELFDEQEKQQVAEVMEKGFTFRYNFDGMRNGVWKAREMEQMIQADLPVKHAHLVSSGTAALTVAMAAAGIGAGDEVIVPPFTFVASVEAIVLAGAIPVFAEIDETLCLSPEGIEAAITPRTKAVNFVHMCGSGGYMDKVRAVCDKHNIILMEDACQATGATYQGRALGTWGQVGTFSFDSVKTVSCGEGGAVITNDTAIYDAAHQYSDHGHDHIGSDRGAETHPIMGANYRISEMNAAVGVAQWAKLPRILDIQRRNKKVLKSALGNYSEVSFRDIADEANENAGFLSFMLPTEARTREVLAGLQAAGIPAVFYWYGNNWHYFKNWHHIQHMKGPAKLPIELIADRPDYTQVKTPKSDAIMSRALSMLINLSWTDADIQKRLDAFATVFKK, encoded by the coding sequence ATGCCAGGTTTTGAACTTTTTGACGAACAAGAAAAACAGCAGGTCGCTGAAGTCATGGAGAAGGGGTTTACCTTCCGCTATAACTTTGATGGCATGCGTAACGGTGTCTGGAAAGCCCGTGAAATGGAGCAGATGATTCAAGCGGACTTGCCGGTTAAACATGCTCATTTAGTATCGAGTGGTACCGCCGCGCTAACGGTTGCCATGGCCGCTGCCGGCATTGGTGCCGGTGATGAAGTCATTGTACCGCCTTTTACTTTTGTCGCCTCGGTCGAAGCCATTGTGCTTGCCGGCGCGATTCCGGTGTTTGCCGAAATTGATGAAACCTTGTGTTTATCGCCTGAAGGCATTGAGGCGGCGATTACGCCCCGCACCAAGGCGGTCAACTTTGTGCATATGTGTGGTTCAGGCGGCTATATGGACAAGGTTCGCGCCGTGTGTGACAAACACAACATCATCCTGATGGAAGATGCCTGCCAAGCCACTGGCGCGACCTATCAGGGGCGCGCATTAGGTACGTGGGGACAGGTTGGCACCTTCTCATTTGATTCGGTTAAAACCGTATCCTGTGGCGAAGGTGGTGCGGTCATCACGAACGATACCGCCATTTACGATGCAGCTCATCAATACTCTGATCATGGTCACGACCATATTGGCTCAGACCGCGGCGCCGAAACCCACCCGATTATGGGCGCGAACTACCGCATTTCAGAAATGAATGCGGCCGTTGGCGTGGCCCAATGGGCTAAACTACCACGCATTTTGGATATTCAGCGTCGTAATAAAAAAGTCCTGAAAAGCGCGCTTGGCAATTATAGCGAAGTGAGTTTCCGTGATATCGCCGATGAGGCCAACGAAAACGCCGGTTTCTTGAGCTTTATGCTCCCAACCGAAGCGCGTACTCGAGAAGTCTTAGCAGGCCTGCAAGCCGCCGGCATTCCAGCCGTATTCTATTGGTACGGTAACAATTGGCACTATTTTAAAAACTGGCACCATATCCAACATATGAAAGGGCCGGCTAAATTGCCGATTGAGTTGATTGCCGATCGCCCAGACTATACGCAAGTAAAAACCCCCAAATCGGATGCCATTATGAGCCGCGCCTTGTCGATGCTGATTAATTTGAGCTGGACAGACGCCGATATTCAAAAACGCCTCGATGCGTTTGCCACAGTATTTAAGAAGTAA
- the aroK gene encoding shikimate kinase AroK yields MNKQSIFLVGPMGAGKSTVGRILAEKLGYEFIDSDHEIEARTGVTIPVIFDIEGEGGFRARESAVIDDITQLPGLVLATGGGAVLSADNRRHLAARGFVVYLRSTVPALVQRTKNDRNRPLLQTDNPEAVIAHLLTERGPLYEEVADLIVDTQQASVFRVVRHIQDQLVREGVVA; encoded by the coding sequence ATGAATAAACAAAGTATTTTTTTAGTCGGGCCGATGGGCGCCGGAAAATCGACCGTTGGGCGGATTTTGGCCGAAAAATTGGGCTATGAGTTTATTGATAGTGACCATGAAATCGAGGCACGCACCGGTGTCACCATTCCGGTCATTTTCGATATTGAAGGCGAAGGCGGATTTCGGGCGCGTGAATCCGCAGTGATTGATGATATTACCCAATTACCAGGCCTGGTGCTCGCAACCGGTGGCGGTGCGGTATTGTCTGCCGATAATCGCCGACACCTGGCCGCACGCGGGTTTGTGGTGTACTTGCGTTCTACCGTACCAGCTTTAGTGCAGCGTACTAAAAATGATCGCAATCGTCCGCTATTGCAAACTGATAATCCTGAAGCGGTGATTGCGCACTTACTAACAGAGCGAGGCCCGCTTTATGAAGAAGTCGCAGACCTGATTGTAGATACGCAACAGGCATCCGTGTTTCGTGTGGTGCGCCATATTCAGGATCAGTTGGTGCGCGAAGGCGTTGTAGCCTAA
- a CDS encoding DUF3392 domain-containing protein, which translates to MINELVSGVLTGFSELLRPYLSELGLAMMASLLVIYGNDIMDLLKQQIGGLNFVLKLTLFIVFCAVGFGLLTSLVTPWLISLLAELDNLWLGLAVLGLFYLIGFLAKKRGVL; encoded by the coding sequence ATGATTAATGAACTGGTCAGTGGGGTTTTAACCGGCTTTTCCGAATTATTGCGCCCTTATTTGAGTGAGTTGGGATTAGCGATGATGGCCTCTTTGTTGGTCATTTATGGCAATGACATTATGGACTTGCTTAAACAACAAATTGGCGGATTGAACTTTGTGCTTAAATTAACCCTATTTATTGTTTTTTGTGCGGTTGGGTTTGGATTGTTAACCAGCTTGGTTACGCCTTGGTTGATTTCACTGTTAGCGGAGTTAGACAATTTGTGGTTAGGTTTAGCGGTATTGGGCTTGTTTTATTTGATAGGCTTTTTGGCTAAAAAACGTGGGGTGCTTTAG